The Xiphias gladius isolate SHS-SW01 ecotype Sanya breed wild chromosome 4, ASM1685928v1, whole genome shotgun sequence genome includes a window with the following:
- the mut gene encoding methylmalonyl-CoA mutase, mitochondrial isoform X2 encodes MLTAQRACAVLAARRLATASASSAHTHRSQIHTSIPRQDQVELHPEWAGLAKKQLKGKNPEDLIWRTPEGINIKPVYTKADSSGSVDELPGVFPYTRGPYPTMYTYRPWTIRQYAGFSTVEESNKFYKDNIKAGQQGLSVAFDLPTHRGYDSDNPRVHGDVGMAGVAIDTVEDMKMLFDGIPLEKMSVSMTMNGAVIPVLAMFIVTGEEQGVPKAKLTEPSMHAIADIFAYTSKHMPKFNSISISGYHLQEAGADAILEMAYTIANGLEYCRTGLKAGLTIDEFAPRLSFFWGIGMNFYMEIAKLRAARRLWATLIKDNFQPKNAKSLLLRTHCQTSGWSLTEQDPYNNVIRTVIEAMAAVFGGTQSLHTNSFDEALGLPTVKSARIARNTQIIIQEESGIPKVADPWGGSHMMESLTDDVYNTALKFIKDIEEMGGMARAVAEGIPKLRIEECAARRQARIDSGSEVIVGVNKYRLEKEESVEVLAIDNTVVRQKQIEKLKKVRESRDPVAAKKCLAAIEECAKTREGNLLALAVEAARARCSVGEITDAMKKVFGEHKASTKMVSGAYRSEFGEHEEIAQAHNRVADFNKHEGRNPRLLVAKMGQDGHDRGAKVIATGFADLGFDVDIGPLFQTPLEVAQQAVDADVHCVGVSTLAAGHKSLVPELIKELRKLNRPDILVICGGVIPPQDYEFLYQSGVCAIFGPGTRIPQAAVEVIDNIEKSLENIRQAM; translated from the exons ATGCTGACTGCACAGAGGGCATGTGCAGTGCTAGCAGCCAGGCGCCTGGCTACAGCTTCTGCCTCCTCAGCCCACACACACCGCTCTCAGATCCACACTTCCATTCCACGGCAGGACCAGGTTGAGCTGCATCCTGAATGGGCCGGTCTGGCTAAGAAACAGCTTAAAGGGAAGAACCCAGAAGATCTGATCTGGCGCACGCCGGAGGGAATAAACATCAAGCCTGTGTACACCAAAGCAGACTCAAGTGGCAGTGTCGATGAACTGCCAGGAGTGTTTCCCTATACTAGAGGGCCCTATCCTACCATGTACACTTACAGACCGTGGACTATCAGGCAGTATGCTGGCTTTAGCACTGTGGAGGAGAGCAACAAGTTCTATAAAGATAATATTAAAG CTGGACAGCAGGGTCTTTCCGTGGCTTTTGACCTCCCGACGCACCGTGGTTATGACTCAGACAATCCCCGAGTCCATGGAGATGTTGGCATGGCCGGAGTCGCCATAGACACAGTTGAGGACATGAAAATGCTCTTTGATGGAATCCCACTGGAGAAGATGTCTGTTTCAATGACAATGAATGGAGCAGTTATCCCTGTACTGGCTATGTTTATTGTGACCGGAGAGGAGCAGGGTGTGCCCAAAGCCAAACTAACAG AACCTTCTATGCACGCCATTGCAGACATCTTCGCTTACACCTCCAAG CACATGCCCAAGTTCAACTCGATATCCATCAGTGGATACCATCTTCAGGAGGCTGGAGCTGATGCCATTTTGGAAATGGCCTACACCATTGCTAATGGTCTCGAGTACTGCCGCACTGGTCTGAAAGCAGGCTTAACCATCGATGAGTTTGCCCCAAG GTTGTCATTCTTTTGGGGTATTGGGATGAATTTCTACATGGAAATTGCCAAGCTGAGGGCAGCCAGGAGGTTATGGGCCACGCTCATTAAAGACAATTTCCAGCCCAAGAATGCAAAGTCTCTCCTTCTCCGCACACACTGCCAGACTTCAGGCTGGTCTCTCACTGAACAA GATCCATACAACAATGTGATCCGAACGGTGATTGAAGCCATGGCAGCTGTGTTTGGGGGAACCCAGTCACTCCACACCAACTCATTCGATGAGGCTCTGGGCTTGCCCACAGTGAAGAGCGCTCGCATTGCCAGGAACACGCAGATCATCATCCAGGAGGAGTCGGGCATCCCCAAAGTCGCTGATCCCTGGGGGGGCTCGCACATGATGGAGTCTCTCACGGATGATGTCTACAACACAGCCCTGAAG TTCATTAAAGACATTGAAGAGATGGGAGGCATGGCCAGAGCTGTGGCAGAGGGCATTCCAAAACTTCGCATTGAGGAATGTGCAGCACGTAGACAGGCCCGCATTGACTCAG gtTCAGAAGTCATTGTTGGGGTGAACAAGTACCGtctggaaaaagaggagagtgTAGAGGTGCTAGCCATAGATAACACTGTTGTACGTCAGAAACAgattgaaaaactgaaaaag GTGAGGGAAAGTCGTGACCCAGTGGCAGCCAAAAAGTGCCTGGCAGCCATTGAGGAGTGTGCCAAAACCAGGGAGGGTAACCTTCTAGCCCTGGCTGTGGAAGCAGCTCGAGCCAG ATGCTCTGTTGGTGAAATTACTGATGCCATGAAGAAAGTTTTTGGCGAACACAAGGCTAGCACCAAGATGGTGAGCGGGGCTTACCGCAGCGAGTTTGGGGAGCATGAAGAGATTGCCCAGGCTCACAATAg AGTTGCAGATTTTAATAAGCATGAGGGCAGAAACCCTCGACTGCTGGTGGCAAAGATGGGGCAGGATGGTCACGACAGAGGAGCAAAAGTCATTGCCACAGGGTTTGCTGACCTGGGCTTTGATGTGGACATCGGACCACTGTTTCAG ACTCCCCTTGAAGTTGCCCAGCAGGCAGTCGATGCAGATGTTCACTGTGTCGGGGTCAGCACACTTGCTGCAGGACACAAGTCCCTAGTCCCGGAGCTCATCAAGGAACTACGGAAGCTCAACAGGCCAGATATTCTTGTCATCTGTGGAGGTGTCATCCCACCACAG GACTATGAGTTCTTGTACCAGAGCGGTGTGTGTGCCATCTTTGGTCCAGGGACCAGGATCCCACAAGCTGCAGTGGAGGTTATTGACAACATTGAGAAGAGTCTGGAAAACATCCGGCAGGCCATGTGA
- the mut gene encoding methylmalonyl-CoA mutase, mitochondrial isoform X1, producing the protein MLTAQRACAVLAARRLATASASSAHTHRSQIHTSIPRQDQVELHPEWAGLAKKQLKGKNPEDLIWRTPEGINIKPVYTKADSSGSVDELPGVFPYTRGPYPTMYTYRPWTIRQYAGFSTVEESNKFYKDNIKAGQQGLSVAFDLPTHRGYDSDNPRVHGDVGMAGVAIDTVEDMKMLFDGIPLEKMSVSMTMNGAVIPVLAMFIVTGEEQGVPKAKLTGTIQNDILKEFMVRNTYIFPPEPSMHAIADIFAYTSKHMPKFNSISISGYHLQEAGADAILEMAYTIANGLEYCRTGLKAGLTIDEFAPRLSFFWGIGMNFYMEIAKLRAARRLWATLIKDNFQPKNAKSLLLRTHCQTSGWSLTEQDPYNNVIRTVIEAMAAVFGGTQSLHTNSFDEALGLPTVKSARIARNTQIIIQEESGIPKVADPWGGSHMMESLTDDVYNTALKFIKDIEEMGGMARAVAEGIPKLRIEECAARRQARIDSGSEVIVGVNKYRLEKEESVEVLAIDNTVVRQKQIEKLKKVRESRDPVAAKKCLAAIEECAKTREGNLLALAVEAARARCSVGEITDAMKKVFGEHKASTKMVSGAYRSEFGEHEEIAQAHNRVADFNKHEGRNPRLLVAKMGQDGHDRGAKVIATGFADLGFDVDIGPLFQTPLEVAQQAVDADVHCVGVSTLAAGHKSLVPELIKELRKLNRPDILVICGGVIPPQDYEFLYQSGVCAIFGPGTRIPQAAVEVIDNIEKSLENIRQAM; encoded by the exons ATGCTGACTGCACAGAGGGCATGTGCAGTGCTAGCAGCCAGGCGCCTGGCTACAGCTTCTGCCTCCTCAGCCCACACACACCGCTCTCAGATCCACACTTCCATTCCACGGCAGGACCAGGTTGAGCTGCATCCTGAATGGGCCGGTCTGGCTAAGAAACAGCTTAAAGGGAAGAACCCAGAAGATCTGATCTGGCGCACGCCGGAGGGAATAAACATCAAGCCTGTGTACACCAAAGCAGACTCAAGTGGCAGTGTCGATGAACTGCCAGGAGTGTTTCCCTATACTAGAGGGCCCTATCCTACCATGTACACTTACAGACCGTGGACTATCAGGCAGTATGCTGGCTTTAGCACTGTGGAGGAGAGCAACAAGTTCTATAAAGATAATATTAAAG CTGGACAGCAGGGTCTTTCCGTGGCTTTTGACCTCCCGACGCACCGTGGTTATGACTCAGACAATCCCCGAGTCCATGGAGATGTTGGCATGGCCGGAGTCGCCATAGACACAGTTGAGGACATGAAAATGCTCTTTGATGGAATCCCACTGGAGAAGATGTCTGTTTCAATGACAATGAATGGAGCAGTTATCCCTGTACTGGCTATGTTTATTGTGACCGGAGAGGAGCAGGGTGTGCCCAAAGCCAAACTAACAGGTACGATTCAGAATGACATTTTGAAGGAGTTTATGGTACGCAACACTTATATTTTCCCCCCAGAACCTTCTATGCACGCCATTGCAGACATCTTCGCTTACACCTCCAAG CACATGCCCAAGTTCAACTCGATATCCATCAGTGGATACCATCTTCAGGAGGCTGGAGCTGATGCCATTTTGGAAATGGCCTACACCATTGCTAATGGTCTCGAGTACTGCCGCACTGGTCTGAAAGCAGGCTTAACCATCGATGAGTTTGCCCCAAG GTTGTCATTCTTTTGGGGTATTGGGATGAATTTCTACATGGAAATTGCCAAGCTGAGGGCAGCCAGGAGGTTATGGGCCACGCTCATTAAAGACAATTTCCAGCCCAAGAATGCAAAGTCTCTCCTTCTCCGCACACACTGCCAGACTTCAGGCTGGTCTCTCACTGAACAA GATCCATACAACAATGTGATCCGAACGGTGATTGAAGCCATGGCAGCTGTGTTTGGGGGAACCCAGTCACTCCACACCAACTCATTCGATGAGGCTCTGGGCTTGCCCACAGTGAAGAGCGCTCGCATTGCCAGGAACACGCAGATCATCATCCAGGAGGAGTCGGGCATCCCCAAAGTCGCTGATCCCTGGGGGGGCTCGCACATGATGGAGTCTCTCACGGATGATGTCTACAACACAGCCCTGAAG TTCATTAAAGACATTGAAGAGATGGGAGGCATGGCCAGAGCTGTGGCAGAGGGCATTCCAAAACTTCGCATTGAGGAATGTGCAGCACGTAGACAGGCCCGCATTGACTCAG gtTCAGAAGTCATTGTTGGGGTGAACAAGTACCGtctggaaaaagaggagagtgTAGAGGTGCTAGCCATAGATAACACTGTTGTACGTCAGAAACAgattgaaaaactgaaaaag GTGAGGGAAAGTCGTGACCCAGTGGCAGCCAAAAAGTGCCTGGCAGCCATTGAGGAGTGTGCCAAAACCAGGGAGGGTAACCTTCTAGCCCTGGCTGTGGAAGCAGCTCGAGCCAG ATGCTCTGTTGGTGAAATTACTGATGCCATGAAGAAAGTTTTTGGCGAACACAAGGCTAGCACCAAGATGGTGAGCGGGGCTTACCGCAGCGAGTTTGGGGAGCATGAAGAGATTGCCCAGGCTCACAATAg AGTTGCAGATTTTAATAAGCATGAGGGCAGAAACCCTCGACTGCTGGTGGCAAAGATGGGGCAGGATGGTCACGACAGAGGAGCAAAAGTCATTGCCACAGGGTTTGCTGACCTGGGCTTTGATGTGGACATCGGACCACTGTTTCAG ACTCCCCTTGAAGTTGCCCAGCAGGCAGTCGATGCAGATGTTCACTGTGTCGGGGTCAGCACACTTGCTGCAGGACACAAGTCCCTAGTCCCGGAGCTCATCAAGGAACTACGGAAGCTCAACAGGCCAGATATTCTTGTCATCTGTGGAGGTGTCATCCCACCACAG GACTATGAGTTCTTGTACCAGAGCGGTGTGTGTGCCATCTTTGGTCCAGGGACCAGGATCCCACAAGCTGCAGTGGAGGTTATTGACAACATTGAGAAGAGTCTGGAAAACATCCGGCAGGCCATGTGA